The genomic region AGCAAACATTCATGAGgcatttactatatgtcaggcattgtgctaagcagtaggagatgacaaaaaaaagcaaaaataatccctaatctcaaggagctcacattccaataggGGAGAAAATATCCATACAACTATGAATACacaagatacaaacagaaaattggAGGAACTTGTCAGGGAGAAGACACTAGCATTGAGGAAAAGCCCTCTTGCAAAAGGCAGGATTTAATCTGAGACTTGAAGccgagaggcagagatgaggagagagggcaaTGGAACTGGCCACGCCTCAGAGCTagcaggaaaaataggaagactCATAATGCTCTCATCAAAAAGATTTGGAGACTATGTGGCTAGGGTTCCATTCCTAACCAAGTTCGGTCAAAAGGAATCGCAAATAATGGTTTGCTGAGCTGCAAAAAGGTTTTCATTTGatgttgttttattatatattacctACCCAGTGTTCTAACACAAGAGATCTTAATGTTTTTGGTgccatggacccctctggcagtgtctggtgaagcctatgagcTCCTTCTTAGAATGGtgttttcaaatgtataaaataaaacatatatgatagcaaaagaaaccagttataatgaaatacagttatcaaaatatttttaaaaacaagttcttaGACCCCATATTGAGAATCTCTTTAGACTCTAAAGATTTTAGCCTGAACATTACAATTTGCTGCTtatgaaatgaaattatattttatgtttaaccagacctgtgattcTAGTGGGTATAGGGAACACCCAGCAAGGAAACTGGACCCATGTGGTTTAGcaccttatagtcttagagaattatttCAGGCACTAacaaattaggtgacttgcccagaatgatATGACCCATAGGAGTCctatgttttcctgattctgaggctggtTCTCTGTCCACTGCAGCATATGCCTTATTCGTAAGGAACATAAATCAGATGGCTGGTGAAGAGTCAACCCTCCTTCTGAATGTCCCATTTCTAGGtctgggtttgttgttgttttctggttttggtttgttttttttttttgtttcgttttattttttttttactgtcctatttataatatcatttctaAGGAATAGGTATCCTGTCAGTTCCACCTGACCCTACCCAAGGGTGGGGCTTTTGAGGTGTGGAGCTATAGGGAGTCTTCTATGAAATTACTGACGGGTCTGGCAAAGCATGACAGAGTCCACATCTGTAAAGATAGTATCCCTATAATAATTAACTCACACTTTaacagcactttaatgtttgcacaAAGTTTGCACATACTCATCTCACTGGATTTTCACAACCTTGTGAAAAAGGTGCTtctattatccccaatttacagatgaggaaattgagagttTGAGAGGCTAAGTTGACaagtacccaaggtcacactgctaggaaatatctgatcaggatttgaacccagatctttcttactccaagttcagtgctttatccaccatATGATGCTGCCTCAAAATCCTAAtttcatgggaaaaaataattatattgaatgAGGTATGCCAGTATACTTAATGTGCTTTGTGTCAAAGGGATACAAGGCGGTAAGAGTCAAGcctgacccagagattctactacGAGACATATACCCTccaaaaagataacaaaaagaaaggctccatgtaAACCAAAATAGTTACAGAAGcattttttatagtagcaaaggaCTTGTGGGCGGGGAGAAACATCTGCTTGCTGATTTGGgattggctaaacaagttgtggtacaggaatgtgatggaatattactgcactatAAGAAGTAGCAAATCTCACATTTTTTGAAATGGTCAGTatgggagtttgttttgtttgagtaCGAATATTTGTTTcaagtttgtttccttttttcaggGAAGGGGActtaggagggagaaaaatgcttctgcataaaatttaattttaaaaagaacatgaaTATgaatagagaagcatgggaagatttacatgaacttatgcagagtgaagtaagcaaaaccaggaaaataatatgcatATTTATCTACAATTTAAATGGAACAATCAAGAATAAAACAACCAAACttaaatattgcaaaattataaagaccaagGCTGGCCCCAAAGAAGACTTATGAGGAGGCACCTCTTCCCCATCTCTTTGCAGAGGCATGGGCCTATTggtgtggaatactgcatatagTGTCCGATTTTTTTCGATATATTCATATTGCTgagtttcctttttcctcttttttattctttgttaaaggGGATTGATTGTTCTATGAGATGAAGAAGAATGATTAGGACATGTAGGTGATGTcaagacaaaagatatcaatataaactttaaaaaagaactaGTTTCTCATTTTAATAACAAGACATCTAGTAACTatctgaagctgggtttgaactcaggtttcttgacttcagtcccagtactctatgcactgtgcttcCTGgatgcctctttttttcttctatgtgtatacacatggatatatacatggacatacacatatgtatacaagACTGGTGTCCTGGTTAATGCAAATACTGAGTCCCCTGAAGTGGTCACATATTCAGAGTCACACTATTCGAAgttgtaattatgtaaaataagatAACTGATTCCAGTCCAATGGAATAATGCCGTGCGAATAAAAATATTGTGACTGCTTCAGAGGATTCTTTGTTTCACTAACAGGAACCTAGATGTATATATTCATTCTTCCTACATTATTAGCCTTGTTATGTACCTCTGTATATAAATACGGcagaaaagatatttaaaaaatcactgaTTTCTCCTTTCTATGCTGAATGCCTGTGAAAATTAGCTTGGTTTGCAGGGCCAGGCACTATTTACAAGGCCCACAGCTACCTGTGACTAATATTTCCCTTCTTATTTTCTCAGAAACAGATTTGTAATTTTTCTGAATATTGTAGTCTAGGTGGTTCTGTCATATGCCGTTGTTTTTTCAGGGCTGCTAGTTCAAATGCATCATCTGTGGTTTCCATGAGAGACCTTAGAGCATTTCTTCTTCTAACTCCCTTACTAAATAGCAGGTGCTTGGGTTTCCTATTGTCATCCATTATTCATACTTGaccagtcaggaagatttatgttGCAATACATATCACTTAGGTTGAAGCCTGGCTGGGTTCCAGCCCCAGCCACTTCTTGTCATTTAACATTGTTTTGCTAGCTAGAGTATCACTATGCTCTTGGAAATAATCCTGGATGCCTAAATTGTGGGTGAGGTGACATAGGTGATAATTCGAGGAAGTACGGATGGACACATACCAAAGTTGATATAATAATGGTGACAACATTCAGTATGCTTTGAGGAAACAGGATAAAGTATACGGGCTTCCTTTTTACTCTACCTCTGCGCTTCCAACACACAGTTTGGTCCAACCACTGGCCTGATGAATTCTTTAATCTAATAGCTTAGCAACATCTCTTACCCCCACTTTCTATTGAGAATACCCTAGATCCCTAAAGAATCACTGATGATGGTGTGGATGAAACTAATGTAACAGCAAATTGGCCAATGAGAGCCAAGTCCTGGGAACATACCCAAGGGAGTGAGCTTGCTTCTGGAACTGCACTATAAAGAGGGAGCGGAGGGCCCTGTCCTAATTCAGAAAATGTGGAGGTATTCTGTGACTTTTCTGTCTGCCTACTGCATGGTTAAgtaaagcctttttttttaattggctgctAAACTTTAACTGAGCGTGATTACAAAGTTGCTATTTAGTCGTTTtccagtcatgcccaactctctgtgaccctatttggggctttcttgacaaagacagtggagtggttttccatttccttctccagctcattttacagatgaggaaactgaggcaagcagggttaagggacctgcccagagtcacacagctaaagtgtctgaggcaaatttgaactcaggaggatatctttctgactccagaccctgcccACTAGCTGCACTGTAGTTACAAAAGGCAACATGAAAAAACTCTCCCTCTTTCCTAGTGGTAAATGGGAGAGTGGCCTTGCAGCTCTGCATTTAGGATCCATTGTATAGAGATGAGCAGATATAAAGTATACAATAATAACTGATTTATGTGCCTAGGGTAGGCAAGGCACTTTAAATGTATTATCTCTTTTGACCCTCACAGccatttcatttcaagaaaatgcAGCTCCAGGAAGACCTGCCCAGGATCCTACAGCTAAGttagcgtctgaggcaggatttgaaagtaggtcttcccagctccaaatctaacAAGCCACAGATGCTTCTCAGTGACTTTCAGGAGGGACAGAGAGGACAGATACTAGAGTTTGGGTAGTGAGTCTGATGGTAAGGGGAATGATGAGCCAGAGAATTTAGAAAAAGTTGTTCTAagttggaccaaaaaaaaaatagaaaggggaaaatgcTTCTCCCCTTTGCAGAAATGAGGATGTCAATTGGTGTGAAACATTATGAATAATGTCAGGTTTTTTCAAAGTGTTAATCGATTTTgctcttatctttttttcccccttaaaaatGCAGTTATAAGGgctggctttctgggaggggagGACAGTAAGGACACTGGAGGAAATtaaggtgattaaaaaaagatatcaataaaattcctgttaaaaaaaagcagttctcagCAGCTCCCTTCCTCCTATTGTGGCCCTAGGTCCCTCCTCCAGCCCTAATTGCAAACAGCAGTGCCAGCAGGTGTGGGAAGAGAAGCCAAGATGCCAGAGAGGAAGGTCAAcatgaaggaagaggaagtaagAAAGCTGCCTTAGAGGCCATCGGCAAGACTGTCAGCTAAACCAGCCCCTGCCAAAGTTGAACCTGAGCCCCAAAAGATGGCAGAGAAAGATAAACCCGAGGACAAAAACgctgaaacaaaagaaaagcaagaactgACTAAGCCAGAAGAGATTAAAGATGATCTCCTTgtagaaaacaggaaaataaaataaggaaggcCCCAGCCTCTGATTcagcaggaaagagaaaagcaCAAATCTAAACGACTTacactgagtattttttttatggtgccaatttaaatagattttattctctGGGACAAGAATTGCATTTCCACTTGTTTACAGTACTGATAAAGTGCAATGTTGctcacttctctccctctgcacacATTCAAGTATTCAGAATGCCCAGATTTATACAGTAGcttaaatgttacttttaaactGCTACTGCCTCGGCTACAAATTTGAGTCCTTCAATTTCTGGAAAGCTGCGtggaatgctctttctactgGTGTGTTTAGTCGACCTCTTCAATGGTGGGTCCAGAAGAAGCACCTCCAGATGGGGCTGCTCTGCCTCCTGGCACGCCCCCTGCACGCTGGTCCAGCTTAGCAATGATGGGGTTGCAGACCTTCTCCAGTCCTTTCTGCTGATGCTCAGattcttccttctcagcagtctggTTCTTATCCAGCCAGCtgattatttcattacatttgtcaAGGATCTTCTGTTTGTCTTCATCCCCAATCTTGCCTTGCAGTTTTTCATCCTCTACAGCGGCCTTCATGTTGAAAGCGTAAGATTCCAGAGAATTCTCAGAAGGCaccttgtctctctgcttctcatcctCAGCCTTGTATTTCTCAGCCTCCTGGACCATGCACTCAATGTCTTCTTTGCTCAGACGTCCTTTGTCACTGGTGATGGTGATCTTgttctccttgcctgtgctctcATCCACAGCAGAAACACTGAGGATGCCATTTGCACCAATGTCAAATGTTACTTCAATCTGAGGAACACCCCTGGGTGCTGGGGGGATTcctgtgagttcaaatttgccaaGCAAGTTGTTATCCTTTGTCATTGCTCTCTCACCTTCATAAACCTGAATAAGCACTGAGTATTTTTAACACTTGTACCTGTCACCTCCCTTCTTgtattttttaatcaattcttTTATAAATCCAAGCTTTTTATTGGCTCTAGAAACATGTTTAAGAAACAGAGAATTTCATagaatgcctttaaaaaatatttggacAAGTAAAAATGCCTTTTTTAGAAGGTTTCCATGTACTGGTTATTTATTCTTCTATAGTACCAGAAATTAATGGAATGTTGGTTAAGGGCTGTTTTGTGGCTAGGTTTAACATCCCATAGACAGCTTTTATATTGCattaaatgaaaaaagcaaaaattccAATTTGGAGTCATGATCATGAATTTTAAAGATCTTAGTATTTTAATTACCTGTTTTATGCATACATCTTATTTTCTGTAGAATTGTTTCATAAACAAAACTGCTCCCTGACATTGGATTTCCCACTCAGAATAGTTTACTATTTGTAAAATTTTGGTAGTATAGTGGTACAATTTTTTCTAGTAATTTTGTGAATGTGCTATAAAAGATTGGAAAACCTGTGTGTATGATTTTTACTAAATCATTAGTAGTACTTTTGTTTATAAAAGACCTAATGGCTATCCAAATTCAGGATATTGGTATTAGATGCCCTCTTTTTAGGGACAGCTGCCTCCAAACTCAGAAATGGGAAGAAACTAAAATAATGtgtagtgttttttttaagattacaACTACATGGTTTTTAGATTCTTTAtactagcattttaaaaatgtacaaatgTTCATTGTGTCTGTATAATGATGATCAAACAAGAAATCTCAGCTATAATAAAATCTTAGCTACAGAATGAAAAAACACAACGGGGGAACCAGAAAAGCTCTTATGCAGGAGGTGGCGTCTGAAGTATACTTTGGAAGGAAGCTAGGGGGATGTGAAAAGGAAGCACACATGTAGGGGATGGAATGATGTCATGTGTCAGGAATAGCTAACAGGCCAGCTTAGAAGAAAGCGAGTAATATAaagtaatatatattttttaagtgaTAAGAAAGGAGAGTAATGCAAAAGAAGTCTGAAAAGGGAGGTGGGAGCCATATTGCAGTGTTAAATGCCAGGTGGAAGAAAGTTTTCTTCTGAAGACtaaagggagccactgaaaataTCTGAATTAGGGGACAAAATGCTGAACTCTGTTTTAG from Trichosurus vulpecula isolate mTriVul1 chromosome 8, mTriVul1.pri, whole genome shotgun sequence harbors:
- the LOC118827913 gene encoding heat shock cognate 71 kDa protein-like, whose translation is MTKDNNLLGKFELTGIPPAPRGVPQIEVTFDIGANGILSVSAVDESTGKENKITITSDKGRLSKEDIECMVQEAEKYKAEDEKQRDKVPSENSLESYAFNMKAAVEDEKLQGKIGDEDKQKILDKCNEIISWLDKNQTAEKEESEHQQKGLEKVCNPIIAKLDQRAGGVPGGRAAPSGGASSGPTIEEVD